A window of the Saccharomyces eubayanus strain FM1318 chromosome II, whole genome shotgun sequence genome harbors these coding sequences:
- the SWR1 gene encoding chromatin-remodeling protein SWR1, whose protein sequence is MTTSRKSHTKGSKVDGEQDLADLKFKYDLLTNELFHLREFISLVDYDPTHFNDSESFHKFLKDTHLSLEEGREEPTNGLEDTIIAANLTHRRRNLRTSTVVSSDAINEKKDDIELKLETIAPLVRNKCEELKSKLNDNSSIKHVVPQKRPILHSKKREAPKASKLKTEKKEEISLSLVNKDEQKHNHIAKVEETSENFTINYASDSSDNASEHYSDNFYFTTSSEEEDIKKKRGRKRKRPRINLTVHPPKQTITNPSHVIKPEYKNLHEYMNSFKSLEEDLTLDEYNQYIDEQKQMLLRIKKGIESGTLKYDKETDSLQPLTSKEIKIILAYKPDPISYFYKQQNLQVHRDHLINQGVHMSKLFRNSTKARIARAKKVSQMIEQHFKHIAGAEERKLKEEERHKKGLARFAVQAVKKRWNMAEKAYRILRKDEEEQLKRIEGKQHLSKMLEKSTQLLGAQLNQTNEDGKEGNLSSNSDDISSESDIGMDDELSTSSSDDEEVGADIELDNNNQASTEATPTDESLNLTQLKEKYEHLNGSSTVYDSSNADGKSPLLDEHDDANSESSVMTGEETSENSSSENESQKETEDRSDDRTPSVGLSALFGKGEESNEELDLDDSEDFATNNSSSAESEEVDQRDEADNLGSNADNVEKVEHTETGDGTDVNDVEEEVPKKIEEEQLSVVDVPVPSLLRGNLRTYQKQGLNWLASLYNNQTNGILADEMGLGKTIQTISLLAYLACEKENWGPHLIVVPTSVLLNWEMEFKRFAPGFKVLTYYGSPQQRKEKRKGWNKPDAFHVCIVSYQLVVQDQHSFKRKRWQYMVLDEAHNIKNFRSTRWQALLNFNTQRRLLLTGTPLQNNLAELWSLLYFLMPQTVIDGKKVSGFADLEAFQQWFGRPVDKIIETGQGFGQDKETKKTVAKLHQVLRPYLLRRLKADVEKQMPAKYEHIVYCKLSKRQRFLYDDFMSRAQTKATLASGNFMSIVNCLMQLRKVCNHPNLFEVRPILTSFVLDHCVASDYTSIEKTVVDLFEKSKQFKQIDLDFMNLVFANNDHDLTSYHAEEISKLKCVNDFIEEVDKLKETNKQLQKEYENTSLNFQDANQYFQYSKQRKVEGTLGMLNFLKMVNRLRCDRRPIFGKNLIELLTKDDMIGYEKPRIIDDGLIKPLQTRLLDNKKIIDTFAVLTPNAVSLDMRKLTLGLNDDSLLDDNTKSEVVENCFGVANPLHQLQTKLTIAFPDKSLLQYDCGKLQKLAIILQQLKDNGHRALIFTQMTKVLDVLEQFLNYHGYLYMRLDGATKIEDRQILTERFNTDSRTTVFILSSRSGGLGINLTGADTVIFYDSDWNPAMDKQCQDRCHRIGQTRDVHIYRFVSEHTIESNILKKANQKRQLDNVVIQEGDFTTDYFSKLSVRDLLGSELPGNAPNEDKPLIADAGMAAEDPKQLEKLLAQAEDEDDVKAANLAMREVEIDNEDFDETAGRAADEQEEEEVAEVDEYEGTAHVDEYMIRFIANGHYY, encoded by the coding sequence ATGACCACATCTCGTAAATCACATACGAAAGGCAGCAAAGTTGATGGCGAACAGGATTTGGCGGACTTGAAGTTTAAATATGACCTGCTGACGAATGAGCTGTTCCATTTAAGGGAGTTTATTTCACTAGTGGACTACGATCCAACGCATTTCAACGACTCGGAAAGTTTCCACAAATTTCTTAAGGATACACACTTGTCGTTGGAGGAGGGACGAGAAGAGCCTACTAACGGCCTTGAGGATACAATTATAGCTGCCAATCTCACTCATAGGAGGCGTAACCTCAGGACATCAACAGTTGTCAGTTCAGATGCCATTAACGAGAAAAAGGACGATATAGAACTGAAGCTGGAAACTATCGCGCCTTTGGTTCGAAATAAATGTGAAGAACTGAAAAGTAAACTGAACGATAATTCAAGCATCAAACACGTGGTACCACAAAAGAGACCAATATtgcattcaaagaaaagagaagctCCCAAAGCTTCCAAGttaaaaactgaaaaaaaggaagagatATCACTATCACTTgtaaataaagatgaacaGAAACATAACCATATCGCAAAGGTAGAAGAGACTTCCGAAAACTTCACAATAAACTATGCTTCTGACTCCTCTGACAACGCTAGTGAACACTACAGTGATAATTTCTATTTCACCACATCAtcagaagaggaagacataaaaaagaaaagaggcagaaagagaaaaagacCAAGAATAAATTTAACGGTCCATCCCCCAAAACAAACGATAACAAATCCCTCCCATGTAATTAAGCCGGAATATAAAAACTTGCATGAATACATGAATTCCTTCAAATctttagaagaagatttaaCGTTGGACGAGTATAATCAATATATTGATGAACAGAAACAAATGTTGTTGagaattaaaaaaggaaTCGAAAGTGGTACATTGAAGTATGACAAAGAAACAGACTCACTGCAACCTTTAACATCAAAGGAAATTAAAATTATTTTAGCATATAAACCAGACCCAATctcatatttttataaacaACAGAATCTGCAAGTTCACCGGGACCATTTGATTAATCAAGGTGTTCACATGAGTAAATTGTTTAGAAATTCGACAAAGGCAAGAATAGCAAGAGCTAAGAAAGTCTCTCAAATGATCGAACAGCATTTTAAACATATAGCTGGCGCagaggaaagaaaattgaaagaagaggaaagaCATAAAAAGGGTTTAGCAAGGTTCGCTGTTCAAGCcgttaaaaaaagatggaaCATGGCTGAGAAAGCTTATAGAATTTTGAggaaagatgaagaagagcagCTAAAGAGGATTGAGGGTAAACAGCATTTATCTAAGATGCTGGAGAAGAGTACACAGCTGCTAGGTGCTCAACTAAACCAAACAAATGAAGATGGAAAAGAGGGCAATTTGTCGTCTAATTCAGACGATATATCGAGTGAGAGTGATATTGGTATGGATGATGAATTGTCAACATCCTcttctgatgatgaagaagtggGTGCTGATATTGAGTTGGATAATAACAACCAAGCCTCAACAGAAGCCACTCCAACAGATGAGTCCTTGAATCTAACACAgttgaaggaaaaatacGAACATCTGAATGGTTCGTCGACAGTATATGACTCGAGTAATGCAGACGGAAAGTCTCCCTTATTGGACGAACACGACGATGCAAATAGTGAAAGTTCTGTAATGACAGGAGAGGAAACGTCCGAAAACTCCTCATCCGAAAACGAAagccaaaaagaaaccgaGGATAGATCTGATGATAGAACCCCTTCTGTCGGGCTAAGTGCGTTGTTTGGTAAGGGTGAAGAATCTAATGAAGAACTAGATCTTGATGACAGTGAAGACTTTGCAACGAACAACTCTTCCTCTGCAGAGAGCGAGGAGGTCGATCAAAGAGATGAAGCAGATAATTTGGGCTCTAATGCAGATAATGTAGAGAAAGTTGAACATACCGAGACTGGAGATGGAACCGATGTGAAcgatgttgaagaagaagtccccaaaaaaatagaagaagaacaattaTCAGTGGTGGACGTACCAGTGCCATCTTTACTAAGAGGAAATTTGAGAACATATCAAAAGCAAGGTCTAAATTGGCTAGCCTCGCTTTACAACAATCAAACAAACGGTATACTAGCCGATGAAATGGGGCTGGGTAAAACTATTCAAACGATTTCTCTGTTAGCATATTTAGCgtgtgaaaaagaaaattgggGGCCACACCTTATTGTCGTTCCTACATCTGTTTTACTAAATTGGGAAATGGAATTTAAAAGATTTGCTCCCGGCTTCAAAGTTTTAACATATTACGGCTCTCCTCAACAGcgtaaagaaaagagaaaaggtTGGAACAAGCCGGACGCTTTCCATGTGTGCATTGTTTCTTACCAGTTAGTGGTCCAAGACCAACACtcttttaaaagaaaaagatggcAGTATATGGTATTGGATGAAGCTCATAACATCAAAAACTTTAGATCGACAAGGTGGCAAGCTCTTTTGAACTTCAATACACAGAGAAGGTTGTTGTTAACTGGTACGCCTTTACAGAATAACCTTGCTGAGCTGTGGTCattgttgtattttttaatgCCACAAACAGTCATTGATGGGAAAAAAGTATCGGGATTTGCGGATCTTGAGGCATTCCAACAATGGTTTGGACGCCCTGTCGATAAGATTATTGAGACCGGTCAAGGCTTTGGACaagacaaagaaacaaagaagacaGTGGCCAAGTTGCATCAAGTTTTACGTCCATATCTTTTAAGAAGATTAAAAGCAGATGTCGAAAAGCAGATGCCGGCTAAGTATGAGCATATTGTTTATTGTAAACTATCTAAAAGGCAAAGGTTTTTGTATGATGATTTCATGTCTAGAGCTCAAACGAAGGCAACTCTGGCCAGCGGTAACTTCATGTCTATCGTCAACTGTTTGATGCAATTGAGAAAGGTGTGTAATCATCCTAATTTATTTGAAGTGAGACCCATTTTGACCTCGTTTGTTCTTGATCATTGTGTGGCTTCCGATTATACCagcattgaaaaaactgtaGTTGATCTCTTcgaaaaaagcaaacaatTCAAACAGATTGATTTGGATTTTATGAACTTAGTTTTTGCTAATAATGATCACGACTTAACTTCCTATCATGCTGAGGAAATTTCGAAACTAAAATGTgtcaatgattttattgaaGAGGTTGATAAACTGAAAGAAACTAATAAACAACTTCAAAAGGAATACGAAAACACTTCATTGAACTTTCAAGACGCAAATCAATACTTCCAATATTCTAAGCAACGGAAAGTTGAAGGAACACTTGGTATGCTgaacttcttgaaaatgGTTAATAGGCTAAGGTGTGATAGGAGACCAATATTTGGTAAGAACTTGATTGAGCTATTGACCAAAGATGATATGATTGGATACGAGAAGCCACGGATCATTGATGACGGGTTGATAAAACCTTTGCAAACCAGACTGTTGGACAATAAAAAGATCATCGATACCTTTGCAGTTCTAACGCCAAACGCCGTCTCATTGGATATGAGAAAGTTAACGCTAGGATTAAACGATGACAGTTTATTAGATGATAACACCAAGTCGGAGGTAGTGGAGAATTGCTTTGGAGTGGCCAACCCACTACATCAACTACAAACCAAACTAACAATTGCATTCCCTGATAAATCCTTGCTTCAATATGACTGTGGTAAGTTACAAAAATTGGCAATAATACTACAACAGCTCAAGGACAATGGCCACAGGGCCCTTATTTTCACTCAAATGACAAAAGTTTTGGACGTCTTGGAACAGTTTTTAAATTATCATGGTTACTTGTACATGAGATTAGACGGTGCCACAAAGATCGAGGACCGTCAAATCCTAACAGAGAGATTTAACACTGATTCCAGGACTACAGTGTTTATTCTATCCAGTAGGTCAGGGGGGTTAGGTATTAATCTAACTGGTGCAGACACCGTTATCTTTTACGATTCAGATTGGAATCCAGCCATGGATAAACAGTGTCAAGATAGATGTCATAGAATTGGTCAGACCCGGGATGTGCATATTTACAGATTTGTCAGCGAACATACCATTGAAAGTAATATTCTGAAAAAGgcaaaccaaaaaagacAACTGGACAACGTTGTTATTCAAGAAGGTGACTTCACCACCGACTATTTCAGCAAGCTTTCCGTAAGGGACCTACTAGGATCCGAACTACCCGGGAACGCTCCAAATGAGGACAAGCCACTAATAGCAGACGCAGGCATGGCTGCCGAGGACCCCAAACAGCTGGAAAAACTATTGGCGCAAGCTGAAGATGAGGACGACGTCAAAGCCGCCAATCTGGCTATGAGAGAAGTAGAGATCGATAACGAAGACTTTGACGAAACCGCAGGAAGGGCAGCCGACGaacaagaggaagaggaggtCGCCGAAGTGGATGAGTATGAAGGTACGGCCCATGTTGACGAATACATGATCAGGTTTATCGCCAACGGCCACTACTACTAA